The following coding sequences lie in one Arachis stenosperma cultivar V10309 chromosome 5, arast.V10309.gnm1.PFL2, whole genome shotgun sequence genomic window:
- the LOC130979791 gene encoding putative F-box protein At5g55150 has product MAEIDRWSNLHPDLLYQITEHLYSYDDYIRLRLVCKEWNSKLSSIPNHKRNPWLLLPGTTHDSYLSHILEKEQIYHVMIPDFDINDNLIRGSCHGWLITVVISEGAIRMLNPFTKTHIDLPPVSTFPDVVRYHPDRHGDEYVLVDLYDDVIYNLDAISFHKYEIQKIVISSPPDNDDFMAVAIYKECGKLAVCKLNDKRWTHIPTEQMSTFFQDVIFFQDKIYALDDDTSLYEFDKKVIMDELGKKPRPQLVPLLTSIGGMCEAPPPAKLTMYYTCSMNKYVIGCVDGSLLMIVKHNDWAMEMLHVCNKFDVFKLNKNSKEWSRMHSLEDYAVMIGYNSSVQMFPGKSPYCKGNHIYYTDNQVVLYTLGKPSLQDMGILNLEDTNTNEILPNVEWVCPPTWLLP; this is encoded by the coding sequence ATGGCCGAAATTGATCGATGGTCGAACCTTCATCCTGATCTTCTGTATCAAATCACAGAGCATCTGTATTCCTACGATGATTACATTCGACTTCGATTGGTTTGTAAGGAATGGAACTCTAAACTTTCGAGCATTCCAAATCATAAAAGAAACCCATGGCTGTTGTTACCTGGCACTACTCACGACTCTTATTTGAGCCATATTCTTGAAAAGGAGCAGATCTACCATGTTATGATCCCCGATTTTGATATTAATGACAACCTAATTCGTGGTTCTTGTCATGGATGGTTAATTACTGTTGTGATATCCGAGGGAGCAATACGAATGTTGAATCCTTTTACTAAGACTCACATCGATCTTCCTCCCGTTTCAACTTTTCCAGATGTGGTTCGTTATCACCCTGACCGGCACGGAGATGAATATGTTCTGGTGGATCTTTATGACGATGTGATCTATAATCTTGACGCCATTAGTTTTCATAAGTATGAGATTCAGAAGATTGTGATATCCTCCCCTCCTGACAATGACGACTTCATGGCAGTGGCTATATATAAAGAGTGCGGCAAGTTGGCCGTTTGTAAACTGAATGACAAGAGATGGACACATATTCCAACTGAACAGATGTCGACATTTTTTCAAGATGTCATATTTTTCCAAGACAAGATATACGCCTTAGACGATGATACAAGTCTGTATGAGTTTGATAAGAAGGTCATTATGGACGAACTAGGGAAGAAGCCCCGGCCTCAACTAGTACCGCTACTGACCTCCATTGGAGGAATGTGTGAAGCCCCGCCTCCTGCCAAATTGACCATGTACTATACTTGCAGCATGAACAAGTATGTGATTGGTTGTGTTGATGGCAGTTTGTTAATGATAGTTAAACATAATGATTGGGCTATGGAAATGCTACACGTCTGCAATAAATTTGATGTGTTCAAGTTGAACAAGAATTCAAAAGAATGGTCAAGAATGCATAGTTTAGAAGATTATGCAGTAATGATTGGATATAATTCGTCTGTTCAGATGTTTCCTGGCAAATCCCCATATTGCAAGGGAAATCATATATACTACACAGACAACCAAGTGGTGTTGTACACTCTAGGCAAACCCAGCCTGCAAGATATGGGCATCTTAAACTTAGAAGATACAAACACCAACGAAATACTACCAAATGTGGAATGGGTGTGTCCTCCAACTTGGTTGTTACCCTAA
- the LOC130981906 gene encoding 6,7,8-trihydroxycoumarin synthase-like → MFSFLYYLLLLAVPLMAVVIFHHLKKQQHRRTTLPPGPKPLPIIGNLHQLDSSNLNVQLWNLSKIYGSIFSLQIGFKPAIVISSPKLAKEVLKDHDLDVSSRPPSLGTTRLSYNGFDLIFSPYSEYWREIRKICVVHFFSSKRISGFYHIRKSEVERMLGKISEHVSSSKTTNLSEILMSVSSSIVCRIAFGRRYDGEGAERSRFHGLLNEIQAIFLAFFVSDYIPFMGWVDRVSGLLDRVEKTFKELDEFLQGVIEEHEEDHNNGKKGEDIVDVLLELKKQGNLSIDITNDHIKAITMNMLVAASDTTAATTTWIMTALMKNPRVMKKAQEEIRSLYGKKPFIEDEDIEKLVYLKAVIKETLRYYAPAPLVPREFNKKSRIAGYEIEAKTIVYVNVFAIHRDPETWKDPEVFDPERFIDSNINFTGQDFELIPFGAGRRICPGIPLGSASVELITANLLNSFDWEMPQGMKREDIDSEGLPGLARHKKNHLCLLAKSPRTISE, encoded by the exons ATGTTTTCATTTCTGTATTATCTGCTTCTTCTTGCAGTTCCTCTAATGGCAGTAGTGATATTTCATCACTTAAAGAAACAACAACACAGAAGAACCACTCTACCACCAGGTCCTAAACCACTTCCCATAATCGGAAACCTCCACCAACTCGACAGCTCCAACCTCAATGTCCAACTATGGAACCTCTCAAAGATCTACGGCTCCATATTCTCCCTTCAAATAGGTTTCAAACCAGCCATAGTCATCTCCTCACCGAAACTCGCAAAGGAGGTTCTCAAAGACCATGATCTCGACGTTTCAAGCAGACCTCCCTCGCTCGGAACCACCAGACTCTCTTACAACGGTTTCGATTTGATTTTCTCTCCATACAGCGAGTACTGGAGAGAAATCAGGAAGATCTGCGTCGTTCATTTCTTCAGCTCCAAGCGAATCTCTGGATTCTACCACATCAGAAAATCTGAAGTGGAAAGAATGTTAGGCAAGATATCAGAGCACGTGAGTTCTTCGAAAACCACGAATCTGAGTGAGATATTGATGTCCGTGTCGAGTTCTATAGTATGCAGAATTGCGTTCGGAAGAAGATACGACGGCGAAGGAGCGGAGAGGAGTAGGTTCCATGGGTTGCTGAATGAGATCCAAGCTATatttcttgctttctttgttTCGGATTATATTCCTTTCATGGGTTGGGTTGATAGGGTAAGTGGCTTGCTTGATCGAGTTGAAAAGACTTTTAAGGAGTTGGATGAGTTTCTTCAAGGAGTAATTGAAGAGCACGAAGAAGATCATAATAATGGAAAGAAAGGGGAGGACATAGTTGACGTCTTGCTTGAGCTTAAAAAGCAGGGTAACTTGTCCATAGATATCACCAATGATCATATCAAAGCTATTACCATG AACATGCTTGTAGCAGCATCAGATACAACTGCAGCCACAACAACTTGGATAATGACAGCATTGATGAAGAATCCAAGAGTGATGAAGAAAGCTCAAGAAGAAATTCGAAGTTTGTACGGCAAGAAACCATTCATAGAAGATGAAGATATTGAAAAGCTTGTTTATCTGAAAGCAGTGATCAAAGAAACATTAAGATATTATGCACCCGCACCGTTGGTACCAAGAGAATTCAACAAAAAGAGCAGAATAGCAGGGTATGAAATTGAAGCCAAGACTATAGTATACGTAAATGTGTTTGCCATCCATAGAGACCCTGAAACTTGGAAGGATCCAGAAGTATTTGATCCCGAGAGATTCATAGACAGCAATATCAATTTCACTGGACAAGATTTCGAGCTGATTCCATTTGGTGCCGGACGAAGAATCTGCCCAGGGATACCGCTGGGATCTGCATCCGTAGAGCTTATAACGGCGAACCTCCTTAATTCATTTGATTGGgaaatgcctcaagggatgaagAGAGAAGACATAGATTCTGAAGGACTTCCAGGACTTGCTAGGCACAAGAAAAATCATCTTTGCTTGCTTGCCAAGAGCCCAAGAACTATATCTGAATAA